One window of the Camarhynchus parvulus chromosome 2, STF_HiC, whole genome shotgun sequence genome contains the following:
- the MACC1 gene encoding metastasis-associated in colon cancer protein 1, translating into MEENSSSSGTDSLSSGEIPRSRSEGTLIDVDDRAPSDSYNANESKLDLDIDWPSVFKHAQSVSKTNPFWNELSGSNPFVHDIAASNRNENNKRLSILKEKPYLFSKTSSNRDSLDSSGDELDIDCLLRKASTRRSGRSKSVSDFLDIVDNQRFNPHKTAPQKNTVSDMTWLQNDREAYKMAWLSHRQLTRSCLDLEAMSHSPGWAQTQATDIHVVCKLNHEGGSVQLPDSDINIHVPVGHVLPGEFQEVGLKAILNPPLSCNNELSSTVSPLIELTLSNLNTSEAIFLEVKVAAKVKSDPLSQVMSDIVCFFSLNKEGPFKKLENCYIYQDTIQVKLTDLSHVMYAVIAIQASKIQPPATNVWDYVHRTVSVGIYGPKYIHPSFTAVFTVFGHNYIPGKLTICDIKKGGKSMPPVVFQLWGKHTFLLEKPQDLNISLISCDPDFQVKMEDQSKNIKKEELKTGEMVRQQFLFSMLGCREMHFFVFLVQIKILKSSQVTQFHVTTPDPAPKLSGIINRPKRLQNRKEIKSAPWLLIPTIKYPKFQDKTLSVNTYGVALKTVLRQNKIDYLLEYFKGDTIALLGEDKVKAIGQTKMKEWYVGVLRRKIGLVHCKNIKVIPKEQAMDTADSELTTRNLVEQIALPFKKLTYIYSVVLSTVSESVYDWRALAEVLGYSHMSLDDFNEAQIDKESERVAHVVKKMKQDCHANKKKRLFLYELIVALLKIDCQGLVARLTQDTVILTSAVKLGKSWRELAEKLARLTKQQIEAYEVPHHGKNGAVALEMMWKPAYDFLYTWAAHYGDGYRDVLQDLQSALDKMKNPVTKQWRELTGALILVNCMEVLRASAFSKMEEE; encoded by the exons GAGGAAAATTCTTCCAGTAGTGGAACAGATTCCCTAAGCAGTGGAGAGATTCCTCGAAGTCGGTCAGAGGGGACTTTGATTGATGTGGATGACCGGGCACCTTCAGACAGCTACA atGCCAATGAAAGTAAACTGGATTTGGATATTGACTGGCCTAGTGTATTCAAACATGCACAATCTGTTTCCAAGACTAATCCTTTCTGGAATGAACTGTCAGGATCCAACCCTTTTGTACATGACATAGCTGCTTCCAATAGAAACGAAAATAATAAGCGTCTTTCTATCTTAAAGGAAAAACCTTATTTGTTCTCTAAAACTTCAAGCAATAGGGACTCTTTGGATTCCTCAGGTGATGAGCTAGATATTGACTGTCTCCTAAGAAAGGCTTCAACAAGAAGATCTGGACGATCCAAGAGTGTCTCTGACTTCCTGGATATAGTTGATAACCAAAGATTTAATCCTCACAAGACAGCTCCTCAAAAAAACACAGTTTCTGATATGACATGGCTTCAGAATGACCGTGAAGCCTACAAGATGGCTTGGCTGAGCCACCGACAGCTCACCCGGTCCTGCCTGGATTTGGAAGCCATgagccacagccctgggtgggCACAAACACAAGCTACAGACATTCATGTAGTTTGTAAACTGAATCACGAAGGGGGCTCAGTACAGCTACCTGACTCAGATATCAACATTCATGTCCCTGTGGGTCATGTATTACCAGGAGAATTCCAAGAAGTTGGTTTAAAGGCTATCCTTAACCCTCCATTGTCATGCAACAATGAGCTGTCCAGCACAGTAAGTCCTCTGATAGAACTTACACTCAGCAACCTCAACACAAGTGAAGCCATTTTCCTAGAAGTGAAAGTTGCAGCTAAAGTGAAGAGTGATCCACTCAGCCAAGTTATGAGTGATATTGTGTGTTTTTTTAGTCTCAACAAAGAAGGACCTTTTAAGAAGCTAGAGAATTGCTATATTTATCAAGATACAATACAAGTAAAGCTAACAGACCTAAGTCATGTGATGTATGCAGTGATTGCCATACAAGCAAGCAAAATCCAGCCTCCAGCAACTAACGTGTGGGACTATGTCCATAGAACAGTCTCAGTTGGAATTTATGGTCCCAAATACATTCATCCATCTTTTACAGCAGTTTTTACAGTCTTTGGTCACAACTACATTCCAGGAAAACTCACGATTTGCGATataaaaaagggggggaaaagtaTGCCTCCTGTGGTGTTTCAGCTGTGGGGAAAGCATACATTTCTGCTTGAAAAACCACAAGACCTAAACATTTCTTTGATATCCTGTGATCCAGACTTTCAAGTAAAAATGGAAgatcaaagcaaaaatattaaaaaggagGAGTTGAAAACTGGTGAAATGGTCCGCCAACAATTCCTGTTTTCCATGCTTGGATGCAGGGAGatgcatttctttgttttccttgttcaGATTAAAATCTTGAAAAGTAGCCAAGTAACACAGTTCCATGTTACAACTCCTGATCCAGCTCCAAAATTAAGTGGAATTATTAACAGGCCAAAGCGCCTACAAAACCGCAAGGAAATCAAGTCTGCACCATGGCTTTTGATACCAACAATAAAATATCCAAAGTTTCAAGACAAAACTTTGAGTGTCAACACTTATGGAGTGGCTTTGAAAACTGTGTTACGTCAGAATAAGATTGACTATTTGctggaatattttaaaggagACACAATAGCACTGCTTGGTGAAGACAAAGTTAAAGCCATTGGACAAACTAAAATGAAAGAGTGGTACGTGGGAGTTCTCAGAAGAAAGATTGGTCTTGTACATTGCAAAAACATTAAAGTGATTCCTAAGGAACAAGCTATGGACACTGCTGATAGTGAGCTAACAACCAGGAATCTTGTAGAACAAATTGCATTGCCATTCAAAAAACTGACTTATATCTACTCAGTAGTTCTGTCTACAGTATCAGAGAGTGTTTATGACTGGAGAGCTTTAGCTGAGGTGTTGGGATACTCACATATGTCTTTGGATGACTTTAATGAGGCACAGATTGATAAAGAATCAGAAAGAGTTGCACATGTTGTGAAAAAGATGAAGCAAGACTGCCatgctaacaaaaaaaaaagactatttcTTTATGAACTCATTGTT GCACTTTTGAAAATAGATTGCCAGGGATTAGTGGCACGTCTTACCCAGGACACCGTCATCTTGACTTCAGCTGTCAAGCTCGGCAAGAGCTGGCGGGAGCTTGCAGAGAAGCTGGCCCGCCTCACAAAGCAGCAAATAGAGGCTTATGAAGTGCCCCACCACGGGAAAAATGGAGCAGTAGCTCTGGAG atgatGTGGAAACCTGCATATGACTTTCTCTACACTTGGGCTGCCCATTATGGAGATGGTTACAGGGATGTCTTACAAGACCTGCAATCAGCCTTGGATAAAATGAAAAACCCAGTAACCAAACAGTGGCGAGAGTTAACTGGAGCTCTGATTCTTGTGAATTGCATGGAGGTGTTAAGAGCAAGTGCCTTTTCCAAAATGGAGGAAGAGTAA